The Calypte anna isolate BGI_N300 chromosome 20, bCalAnn1_v1.p, whole genome shotgun sequence genome includes a region encoding these proteins:
- the LOC115599463 gene encoding LOW QUALITY PROTEIN: tumor protein D54-like (The sequence of the model RefSeq protein was modified relative to this genomic sequence to represent the inferred CDS: deleted 2 bases in 2 codons), with protein MESAGQDINLHSPTKGLLSDAMTDVPVESAASARSGAAEGLSLAEEEELRSELAKVEEEIGTLRQVLGCQGEALWELKRKLGLTPLDGLKQNLSRSWHDVQVSNAYVKTSEKLGEWNDKVTQSDLYLSASSTLEDWNEKLTQSEAYKKTQETLSQAGQKTSAALSNVGSVISRKLGDMRAHPFSNSFSSYSIRHSISMPAMRNSATFKSFEDRVGTIKSRVVGSRENSTDCLHSPSGAGGKPPEDNAPF; from the exons ATGGAGAGTGCGGGGCAGG ATATCAACCTTCACTCTCCCACCAAAGGTTTGCTC TCGGATGCCATGACAGATGTCCCCGTGGAGAGCGCGGCCTCGGCGCGGAGCGGAGCGGCCGAGGGGCTGAgcctggcagaggaggaggagctgagatCCGAGCTGGCCAAG GTTGAAGAAGAGATTGGGACCCTGAGGCAAGTGCTTGGCTGCCAAGGAGAGGCACTGTGGGAGCTGAAGAGGAAGCTGGGTCTGACTCCCTTGGATGGGTTGAAGCAAAACCTGTCCAGAAGCTGGCACGATGTCCAAGTCTCCAATGC TTATGTGAAAACATCTGAGAAACTTGGAGAATGGAATGACAAAGTG ACACAGTCTGACTT ATATCTTTCAGCCAGCAGCACTCTGGAGGACTGGAATGAAAAGTTAACTCAATCAGAAGC ttacAAGAAGACCCAGGAAACCCTTTCCCAGGCAGGACAGAAGACTTCAGCAGCCCTTTCCAATGTAGGTTCTGTTATCAGCAGGAAACTTGGTGACATGAG GGCTCACCCCTTCTCCAACTCCTTTAG CAGCTACTCCATTCGCCACTCCATCAGTATGCCAGCCATGAG GAATTCTGCAACTTTCAAGTCCTTTGAAGACAGAGTTGGGACCATAAAG tCCAGAGTGGTGGGCAGCAGGGAAAACAGCACTGACTGCCTCCACTCCCCCTCGGGAGCTGGGGGCAAACCTCCAGAGGACAATGCTCCTTTCTAG